Below is a window of Acanthochromis polyacanthus isolate Apoly-LR-REF ecotype Palm Island chromosome 15, KAUST_Apoly_ChrSc, whole genome shotgun sequence DNA.
AAGCCAAAGATTTCAAAGACTCTGGAAAGAAAACTTGTGAGAGATGTGTCTAACGAGCCAGAACAACCACCAAAACACTGGTTAAGGACGTAGAGAAGTCAGGAGTTGTAGCATCAAAGAAGACACGGAAATGGACTGAACCCTAACCCTCTACTTATACAGAAGAAACACCTTCAAGCCAGACTGAAGTCTGCTGTGGACAACCTGGAGAAAGATTATGAAGACTGGAAATGTGtcctttggtcagatgagaccaaagtAGAGCTCTTTGGCCATAGAGACGCTCCTTAtgtttggagaaagaaaggagaggCATATAACTCAAAGAACATCGTCCCCACAGTTAAACACgttggaggcagtatcatgctgtTGGATGCTTCAGTGCATCTGGAACTGGGAATCTTGTCGAGGTTGAAGGAATCATGAAGAAAGAAGGATATATGaagattttgaaagaaaacctccAGCGGTCAGCTGCAAAACTGGGTCATTGGTTTGTCTTCCAAtatgacaacaacacaaaacaatacgTCACTCCTGGTGAAGATCTGCCTCCAGAAGACCAAAGTGAATGTTTCAGACTGATCTGCACAAAGCCCTGATTGGAAtcccattgaaaatctgtgggggTCAAATGAAGTCCAGGGTCCAAGCTAGAAGACCATCAGATCTGGAGGAGCTTGAGAGATTTGGCAAAGAAGAATGGGGTCCCTCAGGAGATGTCAGAGACGTGCTACAAACTCCAATAAATGACTGGAAGATGCCATCCAGCATAAAGGAAACACAACTTACTATTAACATCAAGGGGGCTAATAATTTTGACCCTGgtagtttttgatttttgttcaataattttgtttctgtgtgcaaagCAAAAACAACGTAAGCATCCAAAATAAAACTAGGATGTTTGGAAAAGCTGTATTGAAAATTCCTTGATCAGTTCAACAGCacttgggaaatttttgaaaaaaaaaattgtaaatttcATAGGAGGGCTGATCATTTTGGCTTCAACTGTACATGTGACATTTAGGGATTTCTTTCAATGATGCAAAGATGCAACACTGGATGCTAATAGGTGCTACTTATTTACACAGAAGGCCCCATCACAGGTCATGAGTAAATTCATCAATTGTGCCATCTATGGAAATATACAGTGTTCATGCTCTAAATATATAGGTTATGGGGTAAAGGTTAAAGGTTTATCCTATTCATTTTGTAAAGGATTAACAATATATTAACAGGTACTGCAATATGGGGCTCATGTGTGCTTCACAGTTTACAAAAAACTGCTGCCCTCAGTTTCACATATAAACTGTTGAGATGTCTAGTTATGGAAGATGTCTTTTACTTTTCCAATTAAGATTAATTCAGCTCCATTAAATCAGTTAACTATGGTATTATCCTTTCCTTTTCTAGGATTAATTTTGAATGAACTTGAATGACTGCCTTTATTTTATATGATACTGGTACATGGAAGAAATGACTGCTACctgtacttttgtttttgtctcattatgaACATGCACCATTCTTGGAAAATACTTTTGAATTTGTAAAAAGTGCCCACACAGCGCAACGGGACGgaattgattaaaaatgtaattagaaTTAAAACTGCACAAGCATTTGAAAATTCAACTTAGTAATGGAAATAGTCTTTGCAATCGTGTTTTTGGCATATGCTCAACTCTGTTAGCAGTCTGTTATAATTGGGTTaaattttgaactttttggtgcaaaatcacaattttgtctgttttgacaccatttaagtagttttttttttgtatgtttcacTGGAAATTATAGTGTGCTGTGTGACACTCACCAAAAATCATAAGATATGGTTAGTCCTGTTTTTAACTTTGATAGAATTTAACTTTGAATATGTTGGTCAAAATTTCACTGTTCCGTCCTGCTTACAGAAAATCTTACCATAGCAATGAAATCTTTCTCATTCTCAAGTCTGTTATGGCATTGTTCTGTGCTGCTAAGTTATTATACAGATGATGATGTGTAGCATGTGgcgtttcatatttttttgtaatgagGAAAAATCCTATCAAATTCTGTCCCGTTGCATTGATAGGACTTTTGACTCAGATCCCGCACAgatattaaagctgctgtccggagtttgaatcgcagcgtctcccaaaacgctgttggtcccactctccctccctctgatttcgcccctttatttgtgcacgcgcgcagtacatgagagaagtgcccggagtgctgcagcatatggcctgttttgctgttttcccctcttctgcatttagtacatttagtaaataataaaggaattacgttagaatgctgtattgagtctaacttgtcctaataccaaaataacatgaatctgctaggacgaacgagtaaagtttgaatatgtgattacactcgtgtatccctctcgatgacgttgtttatcaaacttagtgcatttacgcgtgtatatgtgttagattgtttatttatttctatctagagttcagaattgcatgactcctctgacgaagagtatgtcccagacgccccaacatcttcctccagaggtcgggcatctaaatgaagccgtcaggcgggctatggaggccgtggtcggggagcgaggcgagcaccccgaccacggcatctaaacgaagcccgCAGGCGGGccatggaggccgtggtcggggagcgacgcgagcaccccgagccaaaaaacgtcctgcagtctcttggcctgacaagccgtgggattggtaacttttctggaagttgctgagccctgatgctctctcctccacaagcaaaacaaatgtgcgcgcggttgcgtagtgcgtagctcgcccacctttgcatgggcttgcttgctgtgcgcgtaaccgttgattgacagcatgacaaagctgaagctcgaacttgattggtcggcagcaacctgcgctttttggaataacatgggggtctatgagaggaaggcggagctcaggaataaattttcatatcgcgttatactaactttatattatagtatcgaactagactaacacatttaagctttgttaaaaaatgatacataaattgaaaacaaacggaaactccggacagcagctttaagctgtAAGTCTGCAAGGGCTATCATATCAAAATGCAAACTAGAGACATATAGCAAGTTAGAAATATCAAAAAGTGTTTGTCACATCGAGTGGTACCGATATTGAAAATTTTGGGTCCTGGCCCATGGACTAAATcggttgttccttgtatgatttccaaccgACAGGCTACATGATGGTcattttgtagtaggattgcaatcatgtgatcgtcagcggcAACAGACAGTGTTCACGTCATGGTTATAGCAACGCGGTGTTGGGAACTAGCCTAtatctggcaatgggaaatccttggatccagactataagccacatcactgccaaaatctaatcacttcgtccttgtgtcatttctgatcttcctgaaaatttcatccaaatctgttattcagttttgagtgatgtttcacatagacagacagattcacagacaaacgtacgctgatcatcacataactccgctgttctttggcggagtaaagaaaaaaaagcagtcgTTGTCTCCTCTCTGTTATATGAAGAACTTCGTCAGGGCTTCTCTCTGAGTGACACATGACGTAGCCAACCAGCAACAACCTCTGCAACGCAAATCCCGcccccctttttttctctctctcttttgatTCCACTGCTCGTCGAGGTCCGGCTATTTGTGTGAGCAACACGGAATCCTGCTCCTTTTTTCCCTAGAATCTATTTGTGGAAGTTAAAAACCATTACCTTAAGGAACACttgcaaagaaacaaacaaggtATGTTGATGGTGTTTGGATTTTGGTGCAGACAACTTTTCAGTCGCTGTGGggaaaatttaaaatttctgaCCTCTGTCCTAATCCAGGTCTAAGTTAAAACACCTGTGTGAGCTCACCTTTGGACTGGCACCATGCAGAGACTGCAAGCTCTTAAgtaagaagacttttttttttaaaccactgaTATTCcagtttcattaaaaacatattaagTATATACTAATAATTCTCTACACTTTGCAGGGAAACTTTCTTTGGCTTGGATGTGATCCAACAGCAGATTCTGTCTGCTGTGGTGGTAGTTGGACTACTGGCATACCTGATGTCCAGAAGCAGAAAGCAAAAAGTGAAAACTATTCCACTTGGTGAGGGATGGTggggagcaggagagaagccgCTGTCAGAGGACCAGAAAATCTACCCTTTTACAGTCCAAACCTCAGACAAAGAGATTGAGGTGAACCAAACCTCTGATATCTGTTAATAAGTAATGGTATTAATACACCTTTATGTGATGCAATCAGTAGTGTTCTTTATTCAACAGGACCTCTATGAGCGCATTGACAGAACCCGCTACACAGATCCTTTAGAAGACAGCCGCTTCCATTACGGGTTCAGTTCCACTCATCTCAAGAAAGTGGTTTCCTATTGGAAGCATGAGTTTGACTGGAAAAAGCAGGTGGCAGTGCTTAACCAGTATCCACACTTCAAAACCAGAATCGAAGGTACATAAAGCCTCAAAGTTAGCAAACAAGGCTTAACGATAATGTAGAAATACGATCAAAAATCTCTCcatgttttgttctttccaCACCAATGCCGTTGATGTGATGCAGGACTGGATATTCACTTCATCCACGTTCGGCCACCACACCGCGAGAATCAGAAGGTTCTGCCTTTAATGATGGTTCACGGCTGGCCTGGCTCCTTTTATGAGTTCTACAAGATTCTGCCCCTTCTCACACAGAACCATGATGGTATTGCTTTTGAGGTCATATGCCCATCTATCCCTGGCTACGGTTACTCAGAAGCCTCTCACAAACAAGGTAAATGCTTCTAATTACATGTATCTATCTCCCCTTGACGAGCATTTATTAACAACTGTGCTTCTTGAACCTTCCAggttttgacagttttgctgCTGCCCGAATCTTCCTGACTCTGATGGAGCGTTTGGGGTTCTCCCAGTTCTATCTGCAGGGAGGAGACTGGGGCTCGCTCATCACTACCAACATGTCACAAATGAAGCCTCAGTAAGTGTAAAACAAGCAAGACATGAGTTACTGGCTAGATTGTCTACACAGCTCCTACATGACGTGTCACGATTCAGCATCTGGGAGTTGTGAGGCCTCTGCTTAAATTGAGGCGGGGTGTGCTTTATTGAATGCTCTCCACCTGCTCCTAATTCTGGTTGCGCACTGCTGATGAGAAACACCTGCCGTTGCCACTGCACTGCTGAGCCAacctgaaagagagagaaaaagggagGGCAGGCACTATCTGGGTCTGGCAGCAGCCAGCCTGACAGTGACACAGTGCCTGCACTGTGTACAGACTCCCAAAAGCCAATGACTAAACAAATTCCTCACTAGTGAAGCTGATAAAGGAAACACTAAGAAACCATGACACCACATTTAACATGCATTAAAATATCATAAGACCTGCAATCAtacaaagtttgtttttgtcatgtttcactCTTTATCTCTTCCAGCTGTGTGAAAGGTCTCCACCTAAACATGTTCATGCCACCGAgaggttttaaaatgctcttgtCCCTCATGATCGGCCCTTATCTGCCCTTCCTGGTTGGCTTTAGTCGAGAAGATGTTCGCCGGTTGTTCCCTTACTTTGAGAAGAATGTGTACAGTATCCTGAGGGAATCTGGCTACATGCACATTCAGGCCACTAAACCAGACACTGCAGGTGGGAGCATAACACAAGTAAACAAGCTCACTGATTCTCATGAGCTTATTGATGGTGTTAACAGGTTTGTGCTGGCACTAcaatttaaattgtgtttacAGGCTGTGGAGTGAATGACTCTCCTGTAGGCTTGGCAGCTTACATTCTGGAAAAGTTCTCCTCCTGGACTGACATGAAGAACAGAGATCTGGTGGATGGTGGGCTGGAGAGGTACAAGAATTAGTTTAATCTTAGACATTTTATAGATACATTCAGCAAGGTTTGTGTGAGTGTTTCTGCCTCTAACCAAAAATGATGgcatttaaacagaaaattcaGCCTGGATGACCTCCTGACAAATGTCATGATCTACTGGACCACAGGCTCCATAATATCCTCCATGCGCTTTTACAAGGAGAACTTACAGACTGATATTGCCAGCAGAGTGGATGGAAAGTATGTGGTCAAGTGCTCAAACTGTACATACTGACCGCAAATCTGAAAGTCTTCTCATACCATCTTATCCTTTGTTTTAGGACCGGGATATTTGTCCCCACTGGCCTGGCTGCCTTCCCTGACGAGCTGATGCATACTCCTAAATCATGGGCACAAATGAGGTATCGAAACATCCGCTCCTACACTTTTATGCCTCGAGGTGGTCACTTTCCTGCCTTTGAAGAACCCCAGCTTCTCGCCAATGACATTGTCCAATTTGTCAAAAAAGTGGAGAAGTTCTAAACCCTCTGATGTTCTCTCAGACCACTGCAATTAccgtatttttaaaatgttttattgattattCCAAATCGGACACATACAAATTCTTGTTACTCTGATTTGTTGCAGTCCACACTGTAATGCACCTTACTGAGTGATTTGCTACATGATTGAAATCACTTGCAGATTTTaatgaatgtaaacatttgcacacatgaTACTGGCAGCCAAATGTGCCCCTGGAATGAATTAAAGAAAGCAATACATTTCATTAAACCTTGAAGCTGtgctcttttaaaaatatattgtactagtattgttgttctgtgtttaaatgttcttgAAAATTCAGAATAAACATTGCACTTTGCTGAGAGAAAATAGCACCTCCAGATGCTGCAGCACCTCCTCGAACTCCTGAAGTGTTTGCTGACATTTGCTCCAGTCCATGTCTGCAGACTGCACTGGTCTCCCACTCACCATGTCTTTATCCTGAAAAGCAAACTTTCAACCAATACTTTTAGGCTACATCCACACTAATGTGTTATGATTTAAAAATGCGTAACTTCAGCTACATTTAAACCCAGTGCCAGCACTATTCTGGCATTTGAAGCACCATGAAAATTGAGACTTTTAGAAATGTTGTGGACCACAGTTTTAGTTGTTTCTGCAACTGTGTACAAACATCCATGTTTGCTTTCTGATTAGTTCTGAGCTGTCAGTTCGTGCTGCTCTCTGATTCATCATGCTCCTATCACATGACCATCTTCTGGAATAAAACCAGGCAAGGCTGCCATAAACAACTATTTTCCTGTCCATTTTGTcagctattttactttatattctGTCAATAGAAATGACCTCCAAAAAGCAAGATGTGCAtttcattaaattttttttctgaaactaTGTCACTGTGTAATGCTGCAAAgtgcaaaatgtaaacaaaggtATGCATATTAAAGTGCAATGCTGTAAACTGGCAACTCCAATATGATAGAAATTAAAAAGAGGGCTCATTATTTAAGCCAGTAGTGTGACAGCGAAACACCTACATTTTACTACACCCtttaatgaagtaaaaaaaaataattacggCTGCATTTTAAACCAACTGCAGCATAGAGGAGATGGATATGTTACCAGCAGAGATGCTAAAGCAGTGCCTTTTTGCCCTGTTGTGCAGTTGTTCTCTGACTCAGGTAGTGCCTTCAATCTTTATGAAAATACAGCTGAATacataatttttgaaaaaacagTCTAGTGAAAACACTGTGGTGATAATTGATCCACATTTCAGTCACTAATTTGTACTCATTTTGTTGCCTGacaacagaaatagaaaaatatgtaaatgagaacagatTTATTGGGAATTCAGGTCTATTAAAATACAGCATGTGTGAGCACTTAGGGCAGTAGAAGGGCTAATATGTAAAGTGCCCGTGTTTTCACTTTAGGTGTTTGTGCATTGTGGTAAGGCTGCAGTAGTATGCCACCAAAACTGTCAAATGTACAAACTACCGTTTTGTTCTGTGATAATTTAAAGTACTGTTATTTCAAAGCCACTGTATTGTACAGTCCATTTAACCCTACGAGGCCACAGTTGcaaaattgcaacattttttaagGCTGTCTAGCTGTACCTATTGCTGACTGAAATAACACGAAACATTACACCAGCACCCCACACTCTGAACTGCTAAATTGCAGCATTTTTGGCAGGAAAATATTAATACTTGTAAGACATACCACATTCCAAGTTCAAACAACATGTCTTCCATTGACCTCCGAGCTTTCTCTTTTGGAACaatttcaataattttccaAGTAAGTATTTGACctgtagtatttttttcttaattctCAAGGTGTTTAGTGATAAAAATGATTACAAATTTTAATGCCACGACCATGAACTCAAATTACacgggttttttttgttgttgtaaaagatgatttttatatgaaaaccctacatttgactatttctgaatctgggAACCACCCCTGAACACCAacgggctgcagtcattctctgaaatccacgtttttgagccatttttgctggaatttgtgtTTCTCCATTTCCcagcctggtccagcctgccgaccactttaaaaacatgcagtttttagaaATTGTACCCAACCGGCTGGAACAATTATCTCAATGCTTCGGCATGTTTccgcagatgcacatatctgacaaatcgcaatttataaatatatattattgtcaattactttcttgaaaactgcagaaagaaattttaatgccaccaagaatcaaatttaatgatttttaatgccatttaaggccttaatttttgcaaaatcaacttaatgactattaatgtcctgcagaaaccctgttgtatttctgctacagcagcagagatgaagttaaaggtgataaatagaatctgtgaatactaagaacagaaaataataaactgctgaaagagttggtctgtccttctgtcagtgaaagttaaacaggaagtggttcactgagggtgtcgtccattcagtctccttcttcacaaccagatgaggttttccttctgttggcttcactcagaagatcctcacagtgaacatgagacacctgagatgaagagagatgtcacagtatcagcatcaacagcagaggttcattttaaagtatccctggaaagatttactatttcatatagttttccaagcactgaaCGACAGAAAGAcctgtagtcactttagctttAGGTGATCTCTATCACCTGTTAAGACTAGGCTAATTAACACCTAAAATACCTTCTTCTTTGTGCAATATACCAGAAAAACCAGAAGGCTAGTTTCAAGGCTGATTGGTTTAATGTACTGACACTGTGAGCATGACATGTCTGGATCTGTGGTCTCTACAAGAAACATATTTTGGCAACATATTACTTTCAAAACCTGAGgcaaaatgcatgattgaaaGATGTAACTGAAAGATAAACAGCATAAGACATGACAGTCTAGTAACGGTACAGTCAGACCAAGTCAAAGTCTACAGAAGTAGACTTAGATATGTAGAATatataaattgtaaaattgtTCCTCAAAATTGTAGCACAattgttttatgcttttattcatgtatcaTGTTTACATCCCTGGCATCTTTCCCAAAAAGCAACATCAGCTGTGGCATCTTTGTGGCAGTTGTAACCCACGCCTGGTAAAGGCTGTAATAATCAAGAAAGCACGCAGACAAgttatttcaaacagttttagtaaacacattttctggTGACAATCCACACATGTGTaacaactgaatgaaaatggaaataaaatagcCTATTTCAAAAGa
It encodes the following:
- the LOC127537373 gene encoding epoxide hydrolase 1-like, with product MQRLQALKETFFGLDVIQQQILSAVVVVGLLAYLMSRSRKQKVKTIPLGEGWWGAGEKPLSEDQKIYPFTVQTSDKEIEDLYERIDRTRYTDPLEDSRFHYGFSSTHLKKVVSYWKHEFDWKKQVAVLNQYPHFKTRIEGLDIHFIHVRPPHRENQKVLPLMMVHGWPGSFYEFYKILPLLTQNHDGIAFEVICPSIPGYGYSEASHKQGFDSFAAARIFLTLMERLGFSQFYLQGGDWGSLITTNMSQMKPHCVKGLHLNMFMPPRGFKMLLSLMIGPYLPFLVGFSREDVRRLFPYFEKNVYSILRESGYMHIQATKPDTAGCGVNDSPVGLAAYILEKFSSWTDMKNRDLVDGGLERKFSLDDLLTNVMIYWTTGSIISSMRFYKENLQTDIASRVDGKTGIFVPTGLAAFPDELMHTPKSWAQMRYRNIRSYTFMPRGGHFPAFEEPQLLANDIVQFVKKVEKF